Within Thermoplasmata archaeon, the genomic segment CATCACGATCTCCATGTAATCGCATGGCGGAATAGGCTGCGTCCCCATATAGTCCGGATCATACAGACCTTCCATCTTGTATCTGCATACAGTGTTCCTGAAATCGGCCAGAGGCTGCATGACTATCCATATTGAGTAGACTTTGCAGAGCTTTCCGTACCTGTCTCCTATCTCATCCTTCTGATCGCTCAGTGCCCTGCTTGCATAGTATGCGGCCCTCGCCTCAAGAGGATATTTCGGACGGGGGTCTATCTGCGCCTCCAGATTGACTTGACTTTGATGTCGCCTTCGCCGGGGACGGTGAGGTCGAATATCACATCCCTGTAGATTGCCCCGTTCTTAACTGATGAGGATTCGGAATTCCTCATCCTGATCATCTTCTCGTCAGTAAGGTCTAGACATGACATAATGAACTCGGGATCCTTCCCTTCCAACTCCTCGATGAATCCGCCCAGGATATTGGATGTGAACACCCCGTTTGCCATCATCCTCTTGAACGGCTGATCGTAATACAGCTGCTTCTTTTCTTCATCGGCATCGTTCTTCAAAATCTAACACCAGATGGCTACGCTTTTGAACGCAATATAAAACATGCATACTGCGGTCAACAAACGGGAATCTTGTAGACTGGGCAGTTCTGTCCACCCTTAATAAGAAAAACGGTCCCTCAAACATAACTTTAAAAAACCCTTTCCAACACATAATTAGCAACCCATTAATACCGAATAACTTGGTTACATCGTCCATGAGCAGTTTCGACACTCTATGCAAGAAAATCGAGGAGATGGACCCCGATAAGTTCGCTCAGTTGTTCAACGAGAAGTCCGTGGACGTCATATCCAAGCTGTCGAGCCTGACGGCCGACGGAAAGGACGGAGTATCCATCTACATGGAATTCATCCTGGCATCCGTCTCTGCGGACGGAAAGCTGTCCCCCAACGAGTACCTCCTGCTGAAGCCTATTTTCGACCAGATCGCGGAGAAGGAGACGACCTACGAGGACGGAATTGAGATGTTCAACGCCATGGGCCTCAACAAGCCCGGAGCATACCAGAAGGTCATCGACCTCATGGTGGACATCTTCGGAATGGTGGACGAGAAGCTGAAGGACGACATCATCCTCATCTGTCTCCTGGTCTGCGGCATCGACGGAGAGATCACCGAGGACGAGAAGAAATGGATCAAGCAGCTCATCGAACCTCTCCAGCTCGAGATCGACCCCATGCAGTACATCAACGGATTCCTGGACAAGGCGGGAGTGTTCACCCTCGCTACCACCTGCCGCGACCAGCCCAGGATGAGGGTCCTCGGACTGAAGATCCTCCTGGACGGAAAGATCTACTTCGCAGTGGGAACCTTCAAGGACGTATACAAACAGCTCCAGGCCAACCCCAAGTGCGAGATCCTCGCATACGTCGGAGAGGAATTCATCCGCTGGGACGGAAAGGCGGTCTTCAGCGACGATGCAAGGCTCATGGCTGTCGTCGAGAACGTCATGCCCCAGCTCGCAGCCATGTACAAGGAGATGGGCTGGACGTTAGGATTCTTCACACTCGAGGGCGGAAGCGCCGAGTACGTAAGCGTAACGAACGAGAAGATCAAGATCTTCTGATAAACGAGGGGGCACAACCCCTCTTCATTTTATGAAATTATATCCTAACCCGCCGCTTTAGTAATGGTTATTGGCCGAATGCAAATGGCCCCTGCGGAATTCATGATTGTATTATCCGATCATCCGAGGAATGATTTGCATTCGGAATAAAGA encodes:
- a CDS encoding pyridoxamine 5'-phosphate oxidase, translated to MDPMQYINGFLDKAGVFTLATTCRDQPRMRVLGLKILLDGKIYFAVGTFKDVYKQLQANPKCEILAYVGEEFIRWDGKAVFSDDARLMAVVENVMPQLAAMYKEMGWTLGFFTLEGGSAEYVSVTNEKIKIF